A single window of Pseudophryne corroboree isolate aPseCor3 chromosome 5, aPseCor3.hap2, whole genome shotgun sequence DNA harbors:
- the LOC134929168 gene encoding proto-oncogene Mas-like: MNLTDTNITKQNYSLEQDNGGYSQYAQIHLTVAPAVALGLCLIGLVGNIIVFWYLCFKIQGNKYTTYIINLAVADSILIIFSAMLLIININTMIGTNPDFQGKESFYKFLEVFSDSMQYTGMFLLTAISMERCMSVLFPLWYQCHRPHNLSTIMCAFLWVIGCLESLIENLVCPSAAFVSPTSQCTAVQIMTFVLAIVICLPIMVISSFILLIKIKRTFREQYPPKLYIIIITAVLFFILSIMPFNFLWFFVYFQLLTTIQAASLYFASIFSIVLNSTINPYIYFIVGRKWKQSSNHSIHDALQRAFKIEDEETEDTNSNKTINSSCQNIVISTS, from the coding sequence ATGAATCTGACAGACACTAATATCACTAAACAGAACTATTCGCTGGAACAGGATAATGGAGGCTATTCACAATATGCGCAAATACATTTGACTGTAGCACCTGCTGTGGCATTAGGCCTCTGCCTCATCGGCTTGGTGGGAAACATTATTGTATTTTGGTATCTTTGCTTCAAGATCCAGGGGAACAAATATACTACATATATCATCAACCTGGCAGTGGCTGACTCCATCTTGATAATATTCAGTGCTATGCTGCTGATTATCAATATCAATACAATGATTGGTACAAATCCTGATTTTCAAGGGAAGGAGTCATTTTATAAATTTCTTGAAGTATTTTCTGACAGCATGCAGTATACCGGAATGTTCCTCCTCACTGCCATCAGCATGGAAAGGTGCATGTCTGTCCTGTTTCCTTTATGGTACCAGTGTCATCGGCCTCACAACCTGTCCACTATTATGTGTGCCTTCCTTTGGGTCATTGGATGTTTGGAAAGTCTCATTGAGAACTTGGTGTGTCCATCTGCAGCTTTCGTGAGTCCGACGTCACAGTGTACAGCAGTGCAGATTATGACTTTTGTTTTAGCCATTGTTATCTGCCTCCCAATCATGGTCATTTCAAGTTTCATCTTACTCATCAAAATAAAGAGGACCTTTCGGGAGCAATACCCACCCAAactgtatatcatcatcatcactgcAGTTTTATTCTTCATCTTATCCATCATGCCATTTAATTTTTTATGGTTTTTCGTGTACTTTCAGCTGCTAACAACAATTCAAGCCGCCAGTTTATACTTTGCAAGTATTTTTAGCATAGTGCTTAACTCTACCATTAACCCCTACATTTACTTCATTGTTGGAAGAAAATGGAAGCAGTCATCTAATCATTCTATTCATGATGCTCTTCAAAGAGCCTTTAAGATAGAAGACGAAGAGACTGAAGACACAAATAGTAATAAAACAATTAACAGCTCATGTCAAAATATTGTTATAAGTACATCCTGA